TGTTTAATGATGCGATTAGCACGACGACCCAGGCTAATTGCCTGAGCTAGTTTTTCTAGACGATTGCTCATCAAAATTAGATCGGCAGTTTCAATAGCGACATCATTTCCCGCACCACCCATAGCTATACCTACTGTTGCCATAGCAAGTGCAGGGGCATCGTTGATACCGTCTCCCACCATTGCCACGTTTTGATACTTTTGCTGTAGTTTTTGGATAGCCGTCAACTTATCTTCTGGCAGAAGTTCGGCATAAACTTCTTCTATACCCAGAGTTCGAGCAACACTATTAGCAGTACCTTTATTGTCTCCTGTGAGCAACACTACTTGTTCAATGCCCAGTTGTTTCAACTTCTTGATCGACGCTGCTGCTTCTGGTCGAATAGTGTCGGCAACGGCTATTAAGCCAATAACTTCTTGATGAAGTTGTTCATGGGGGAAACCCCCGCCCTCGACAGTTCCTTCAAGTCGGGGAATCCGCCCAACGGACTCACCTGCGGACGAAGCGTCCTTGGTCGCAAGACCACACTTCATCGCCCGTTGGGATTCAACCACCCAGATAACAGTTTTGCCCTCTTCTTCTAAATGTTTATTGGCATCGATAATTTTCTCATCTAAATCGCCAATTTCTTGCCGAACAAAAGCAGTTTTTCCTACTAGAATCGTCTTTCCTGCTACTTCACCGACAATTCCCAGACCTGGCTTTGCTTGGACATTACTAGCATCTTGTAGTTGCAGTTTTTTTAGCCTAGCTGCTTTGACAATTGCTTCACCGATAGGATGTTCGGAACGAGATTCTATGGCAGCAGCTAACTCCAATACCCGATCGCTCTTTTGTCCTTCTATGGGAATAACCTCTACTACCTCTAGTTTTCCCGTAGTTAGAGTACCAGTTTTATCAAAGGCGATCGCCTTAATTTTGCCGATTTTCTCTAATTGTCCCCCATTCTTAAACAAAATTCCTGCCCTAGCACCACGAGCAATTCCCGATAGCAGGGTAGGCATGATTGCAGCCATCAACGCGCAGGGAGAAGCTACGACTAAAAAGATTAAGGCTCGATAAATTGTCGTTTCCCAGTCCCAACCTAAAAGCAATGGCGGTAAAATTGCTAACAAAAGTCCTAGCAAGACAATAATTCGTGCATAACTCCGCTCGAATCGTTCGACAAATTGCTGCGACGGTGGAGTTTCAGTTTGGGCTTTTTCTACTAGCTGAATCACTCGCTGGATCAGACTACTTTCAGGCGATCGATCTACTTTTAATTTTAAAGCTCCATTTCCGTTAAGCGTACCTGCAAAAACTTCATCCCCGACCTGCTTATCAACAGGAATAGACTCTCCAGTAATTGATGCCTGGTTAACATTAGTCCAACCTTCTACAATCAGACCATCGACAGGAATTAATTCTCCTGGCTTTACTAAGACTAAATCTCCTATTTGTAATTTCGCGATCGCCATTTCTGCTGCTTCATTTCCTTGGAGGACTCTAGCGGTATTTG
This DNA window, taken from Pleurocapsa sp. FMAR1, encodes the following:
- a CDS encoding heavy metal translocating P-type ATPase; the encoded protein is MAQRYLTKYSFKGILQKHPDALAAAACAILIFLGWLCLHRDLISIALFIFPAAYVIGGYESTKEGLTTLFQERELDVDLLMIVAALGAAILGLWQQDYYLIVDGGMLILIFAVSGALESFAMGRTEQNIRSLMATVPNTARVLQGNEAAEMAIAKLQIGDLVLVKPGELIPVDGLIVEGWTNVNQASITGESIPVDKQVGDEVFAGTLNGNGALKLKVDRSPESSLIQRVIQLVEKAQTETPPSQQFVERFERSYARIIVLLGLLLAILPPLLLGWDWETTIYRALIFLVVASPCALMAAIMPTLLSGIARGARAGILFKNGGQLEKIGKIKAIAFDKTGTLTTGKLEVVEVIPIEGQKSDRVLELAAAIESRSEHPIGEAIVKAARLKKLQLQDASNVQAKPGLGIVGEVAGKTILVGKTAFVRQEIGDLDEKIIDANKHLEEEGKTVIWVVESQRAMKCGLATKDASSAGESVGRIPRLEGTVEGGGFPHEQLHQEVIGLIAVADTIRPEAAASIKKLKQLGIEQVVLLTGDNKGTANSVARTLGIEEVYAELLPEDKLTAIQKLQQKYQNVAMVGDGINDAPALAMATVGIAMGGAGNDVAIETADLILMSNRLEKLAQAISLGRRANRIIKQNITFALSFIFLLLIANFTGNINMPLGVFGHEGSTVLVILSGLRLLL